One genomic region from Gemmatimonadales bacterium encodes:
- a CDS encoding TolC family protein → MRIAILVALALAPVAAGAQQPGPGPLRLTLEGAIERALRSGNEVRIAEAGVRQAEGEVTQAWASALPEIRANVTYQRTFASVFQSLGSGVPAFAPDSTAPLATRVSYLENNAQFAAFQGLGSMFANTGFGSPDSYVATLTFSQTLFQGGKVGAGIRGAHAYEQAARAQLDETRRDVTYRVTQAYLNALYARRIVDITEASQVQVNDQLHRVSLNHQVGSSADYDLLRAQVEAANQEPLVIAARNSRDVALLEVRRLLNIPADQPVELVSGMLQTPADSLPRVDLPALDLDVAGRAAIEAAQANVAFRREAVHVYHGDYYPSVKLTSSFGGQAFPQSGFPSRLTDFHKDWTAALVLSVPLFDGLRTHGAVQQAEADLSRAEAQLAQTRESVAIEIEQAKAEIVRAQALVVARHVTVGQAERAQHLASVRYANGIATALEVSDARLALEQASVNEAQATRDYLLAIAALERALGHPVPTQTAGNRVAEGQ, encoded by the coding sequence ATGCGCATCGCGATCCTCGTCGCCCTCGCCCTCGCGCCCGTTGCGGCCGGGGCCCAGCAGCCCGGGCCCGGTCCCCTGCGGCTGACGCTGGAGGGCGCCATCGAGCGCGCCCTGCGGTCGGGCAACGAGGTGCGGATCGCGGAGGCGGGCGTCCGCCAGGCCGAGGGTGAGGTGACCCAGGCCTGGGCGTCGGCGCTGCCGGAGATCCGTGCCAACGTCACCTACCAGCGGACCTTTGCGTCGGTGTTCCAGAGCCTCGGCTCTGGAGTCCCGGCGTTCGCGCCCGATAGCACGGCCCCCCTCGCGACCCGAGTCAGCTACCTGGAGAACAACGCGCAGTTCGCTGCGTTTCAGGGTCTCGGCAGCATGTTCGCGAACACGGGATTCGGGAGCCCGGACAGCTACGTCGCCACGCTCACCTTCAGCCAGACGCTGTTCCAGGGCGGCAAGGTCGGCGCGGGGATCCGCGGCGCCCACGCCTACGAGCAGGCCGCGCGGGCGCAGCTCGACGAGACGCGCCGGGACGTGACCTACCGGGTCACGCAGGCGTATCTGAACGCGCTGTACGCCCGGCGGATCGTGGACATCACGGAGGCGTCGCAAGTGCAGGTGAACGACCAGCTGCACCGCGTGTCCCTCAACCACCAGGTGGGGTCGTCCGCCGATTACGACCTGCTGCGCGCCCAGGTCGAGGCGGCGAACCAGGAGCCGCTGGTGATCGCGGCCCGCAACAGCCGTGACGTCGCCCTGCTGGAGGTCCGGCGCTTGCTGAACATCCCGGCCGATCAGCCCGTGGAGCTGGTGAGCGGGATGCTGCAGACGCCGGCCGACTCGCTGCCGCGCGTGGATCTCCCCGCCCTGGACCTCGACGTCGCCGGCCGCGCGGCCATCGAGGCCGCGCAGGCCAACGTCGCGTTCCGGCGCGAGGCGGTGCACGTGTATCACGGCGACTACTACCCGTCGGTGAAGCTGACCAGCTCGTTCGGCGGCCAGGCGTTTCCCCAGAGCGGCTTCCCGTCCCGGCTGACGGATTTCCACAAGGACTGGACGGCCGCGCTGGTGCTCTCGGTGCCGCTGTTCGACGGGCTTCGGACCCACGGCGCGGTACAGCAGGCGGAGGCCGACCTGTCGCGCGCGGAGGCGCAGCTGGCGCAGACCCGGGAGAGCGTGGCGATCGAGATCGAGCAGGCGAAGGCCGAGATCGTCCGCGCGCAGGCGCTGGTGGTGGCCCGGCACGTGACCGTGGGCCAGGCGGAGCGCGCCCAGCACCTGGCGTCGGTCCGGTACGCGAACGGGATCGCGACCGCGCTGGAGGTGTCGGACGCGCGGCTGGCGCTCGAGCAGGCCAGCGTCAACGAAGCGCAAGCGACCCGCGACTACCTGCTGGCGATCGCGGCGTTGGAGCGGGCGCTGGGGCACCCTGTGCCCACGCAGACGGCAGGAAACCGGGTGGCAGAGGGGCAGTAG
- a CDS encoding TetR/AcrR family transcriptional regulator: protein MTEPTQGRRERKKEETRRRITLAAFELFHEKGFDATTVDEITERADVAKGTFFNYFPRKESVLAALSEEWMERAEEHAAQHGRTAGERILALFGGVAESYGQDRALAGMLLRVSMERMVCPEPDHSRSGLYQRVVQVVREGQDSGEFRSELPADSVFGVFASVFLGTLVWWIGGGPHQALVRGSTLSLHDAVESQLTIALDGVRCHTGEAGA, encoded by the coding sequence GTGACTGAGCCGACGCAGGGACGGCGGGAGCGCAAGAAGGAGGAAACGCGGCGGCGGATCACGCTCGCGGCGTTCGAGCTGTTCCACGAGAAGGGCTTCGACGCGACCACCGTCGACGAGATCACGGAGCGGGCCGACGTCGCGAAGGGCACGTTCTTCAACTACTTCCCGCGCAAGGAGTCGGTGCTCGCCGCCCTGAGCGAGGAGTGGATGGAGCGGGCGGAAGAGCACGCGGCGCAACACGGGCGCACCGCCGGCGAGCGGATTCTGGCGCTGTTCGGCGGGGTGGCGGAGTCGTACGGACAGGATCGCGCGCTCGCCGGGATGCTGCTCCGGGTCAGCATGGAGCGGATGGTCTGTCCGGAGCCCGATCACTCGCGCAGCGGACTGTACCAGCGCGTGGTGCAGGTCGTGCGGGAGGGGCAGGACAGCGGGGAGTTCCGATCCGAGCTGCCGGCGGACTCGGTGTTCGGCGTATTCGCGTCGGTATTCCTGGGCACGCTGGTCTGGTGGATAGGCGGCGGGCCCCACCAGGCGCTGGTCCGCGGCAGCACGCTGAGCCTGCACGACGCGGTCGAGTCACAACTGACCATCGCCCTGGACGGCGTCCGCTGTCATACGGGCGAGGCCGGAGCGTAG
- a CDS encoding NAD(P)H-binding protein produces MRVAITGATGYVGQAVVHKLLRRDHEVRALVRRPERAGALRDQGAELVEGDLGERVALRTLLEGASAVIHLVGIIVETERHAFESVHVAGTEAVLEAAREAGTPLLLHMSALGARGQVDATRYHQTKWRAEEAVRAGRVPYAIFRPSLIAGPGSPPLKTMVDMIRFSPVVPVIGDGRYQLQPIWLGDVAEAFARALERADLRGSFDLAGTEPLTYHRMLDHLETALGVRRRRIAVPVGVARFAAAAGTTLPSVAPITPEQLQMLLEGSTTNDNAIATRFGIAPRAFADVADEICAPYAARQAAAS; encoded by the coding sequence ATGCGCGTCGCGATAACTGGAGCGACCGGGTACGTCGGGCAGGCGGTCGTTCACAAGCTGCTCAGGCGGGACCACGAGGTGCGGGCGCTCGTCCGCAGGCCGGAGCGCGCCGGAGCCCTGCGGGACCAGGGGGCCGAGCTGGTCGAAGGCGACCTCGGCGAACGGGTCGCGTTGAGGACGCTGCTCGAAGGCGCCAGCGCGGTGATCCACCTCGTGGGCATCATCGTTGAGACCGAGCGGCACGCCTTTGAATCGGTTCACGTCGCCGGCACCGAGGCCGTGCTGGAGGCTGCCCGCGAGGCAGGGACGCCGCTGCTGTTGCACATGAGCGCCCTGGGCGCCCGGGGTCAGGTCGATGCCACCCGCTACCATCAGACGAAGTGGCGGGCCGAGGAAGCGGTTCGTGCCGGTCGAGTGCCCTACGCGATCTTCAGACCCTCGCTCATCGCAGGCCCGGGCAGTCCACCGCTCAAGACCATGGTGGACATGATCCGGTTCTCACCGGTCGTGCCGGTCATCGGGGACGGCCGCTACCAGCTGCAGCCGATCTGGTTGGGCGATGTGGCGGAGGCGTTCGCACGCGCGCTGGAGCGTGCGGATCTCCGGGGCAGCTTCGACCTGGCGGGAACGGAGCCGCTGACCTATCACCGGATGCTGGACCATCTCGAGACCGCGCTGGGGGTGCGCCGCCGGCGGATCGCCGTGCCGGTCGGCGTGGCGCGATTCGCCGCCGCGGCCGGCACCACCCTTCCGAGCGTGGCGCCGATCACGCCCGAGCAACTCCAGATGCTCCTGGAGGGTAGTACGACGAACGACAACGCCATCGCGACTCGCTTCGGCATCGCGCCGCGAGCGTTCGCCGACGTTGCCGACGAGATCTGCGCACCGTACGCAGCCCGCCAGGCCGCAGCCTCCTAA
- a CDS encoding YceI family protein — MGRALCRAAGVAALMAAVPVVGRTAQPVAAAPFASGAATFVLHSTIIGRFTGQARVARAAFSGGQLAEIRGQAVVLVAEMRTGNGLRDRHMRETMSADSFPEIRFDLDSVEAGSSAGDSTGVVLVGRLAAHGVTRPLRATGSVVARPDGEEVEATFGLDMRDFGIRPPVRALVLHVAPDVAVTVHLTFGGGPPP, encoded by the coding sequence ATGGGGCGAGCGCTGTGTCGCGCGGCCGGCGTCGCGGCGCTGATGGCGGCGGTGCCCGTCGTCGGCCGGACCGCGCAACCCGTGGCGGCCGCGCCGTTCGCCAGCGGCGCTGCGACCTTCGTCCTGCACTCCACCATCATCGGACGCTTCACGGGGCAGGCGCGCGTGGCCCGGGCCGCGTTTTCCGGCGGCCAGCTGGCCGAGATCCGGGGCCAGGCCGTGGTCCTCGTCGCGGAAATGCGCACGGGCAACGGCTTGAGGGATCGACACATGCGGGAGACGATGAGCGCCGACAGTTTTCCGGAGATCCGCTTCGACCTCGACAGCGTGGAGGCTGGCTCCTCCGCTGGCGACTCGACCGGCGTGGTGCTGGTCGGCCGACTGGCGGCGCACGGCGTCACGCGGCCGCTGCGCGCGACGGGCTCCGTCGTTGCGCGACCGGACGGCGAGGAGGTCGAGGCCACGTTCGGCCTCGACATGCGCGACTTCGGCATCCGCCCGCCGGTACGCGCCCTGGTGCTGCACGTGGCTCCGGACGTCGCGGTCACCGTTCACCTGACGTTTGGCGGGGGCCCGCCACCCTGA
- a CDS encoding prepilin-type N-terminal cleavage/methylation domain-containing protein, translating into MRRGFTLPELLSVVAIVGILTAVVTPPLIRYLDQASVREGVERFAALYATTRQLAISRGTLARLELERTAPVATLSVQRAPAAWDTVGVYPLGSSTVTCSNLAIVFGPLGLGYGTSNTRVIFSRGASADTVTTSRTGRLRR; encoded by the coding sequence ATGCGTCGCGGATTCACGTTGCCGGAGCTGCTTTCCGTGGTCGCGATCGTGGGAATCCTGACGGCGGTCGTGACCCCTCCCCTGATCCGCTACCTCGACCAGGCATCGGTGCGCGAGGGCGTTGAACGCTTCGCGGCGCTCTACGCCACGACACGCCAACTCGCCATCTCGCGCGGCACGCTGGCGCGACTGGAGCTGGAACGTACCGCGCCCGTGGCCACCTTGTCCGTGCAGCGCGCCCCCGCCGCCTGGGATACGGTGGGTGTCTATCCTCTCGGGTCCTCCACGGTCACTTGCTCGAATCTCGCCATCGTGTTCGGGCCCTTGGGGCTCGGCTACGGGACGTCCAACACGCGCGTGATCTTCTCCCGCGGCGCGTCCGCCGATACGGTCACCACCTCCCGGACCGGGAGGCTCCGCCGCTAG
- a CDS encoding 3-isopropylmalate dehydratase, translating to MSAAKAVLVLGDDVSTDVIYPGRYMATVLPSETPQYAFADLGPFNAGLKSGAVPAGSVVVAGKNFGCGSSREQAVSTLKGHELVIVASSFARIFLQNAINLGLRLVEAPGVVASEGDELAVGAAEVVNLATGKRYAARPLPAARQAIIDAGGLIPYTRRRLLERAARR from the coding sequence GTGAGCGCGGCCAAGGCAGTCCTGGTGCTCGGCGACGACGTCTCGACCGACGTCATCTACCCCGGCCGCTACATGGCGACGGTCCTGCCGAGCGAAACGCCCCAGTACGCATTCGCGGATCTCGGTCCGTTCAACGCGGGACTGAAGAGTGGCGCCGTGCCGGCCGGCAGCGTGGTGGTCGCCGGGAAGAACTTCGGCTGCGGCAGTTCCCGCGAGCAGGCGGTTTCCACGCTGAAGGGGCACGAGCTGGTGATCGTGGCCTCGAGCTTCGCGCGGATCTTCCTGCAGAACGCGATCAACCTGGGGCTCAGGCTGGTGGAGGCGCCGGGCGTGGTGGCGTCCGAGGGCGACGAGCTGGCGGTGGGCGCGGCGGAGGTCGTGAACCTGGCGACGGGCAAGCGGTACGCGGCTCGGCCGCTGCCGGCGGCGCGTCAGGCGATCATCGACGCGGGCGGCCTCATCCCCTACACGCGCCGCCGCCTCCTGGAGCGGGCGGCGCGGCGCTAG
- a CDS encoding 3-isopropylmalate dehydratase large subunit yields the protein MTENAPGPGMTVVQKILARAAGRKAVAVGEVVEPAVDLAMSHENAALVINQFLEVFRGTGLAPAVWDPARLAIIFDHRVPAESPKTATNQKKVREFVAANGIAKFHDIRGDRGGICHQILPENGYVRPGAVVVGTDSHTTSHGALGAFAFGIGATEMASVWTLGYAVNVEVPPTIRVNVTGRMPEMISSKDLILHLVGKLGAAGAAFRVLEFHGEAIRAMPTSGRLTLCNMAVEAGATSGIVPADAETLRYLREEAGVQDAVPLVPPDADAPYERSLDVDASSLEPQVACPHTVDNVRGVGEVAGRHVDQIVIGSCTNGRLDDLAIAARILRGRTVAAGTRMLVFPASGRIYQQALAAGYLADLAGAGAVVMNAGCGPCLGVHEGALGDGEVALSTTNRNFKGRMGNPASEVYLCSPAVAAASAVTGRITDPRLGGGR from the coding sequence GTGACGGAGAACGCGCCCGGCCCGGGGATGACGGTCGTGCAGAAGATCCTCGCTCGTGCGGCGGGCAGGAAGGCGGTGGCGGTCGGCGAGGTGGTGGAGCCGGCCGTGGACCTCGCCATGAGCCACGAGAACGCGGCCCTGGTGATCAACCAGTTCCTCGAGGTCTTCCGCGGCACCGGCCTCGCGCCCGCCGTGTGGGATCCGGCGCGCCTCGCGATCATCTTCGATCACCGCGTGCCCGCCGAATCACCCAAGACGGCGACCAATCAGAAGAAGGTGCGCGAATTCGTCGCGGCGAACGGCATCGCCAAGTTCCATGACATCCGGGGCGACCGGGGCGGCATCTGCCACCAGATCCTGCCCGAGAACGGCTACGTGCGGCCGGGGGCGGTGGTCGTCGGCACCGACTCGCACACCACGAGCCACGGTGCCCTCGGCGCCTTCGCGTTCGGGATCGGCGCCACCGAGATGGCGAGCGTATGGACGCTCGGGTACGCGGTGAACGTCGAGGTGCCGCCCACCATCCGGGTGAACGTCACGGGCCGGATGCCGGAGATGATCAGCTCCAAGGACCTGATCCTGCATCTGGTCGGCAAGCTCGGCGCGGCCGGCGCCGCCTTCCGGGTGCTGGAGTTCCACGGCGAGGCCATCCGCGCCATGCCCACGTCAGGACGCCTGACCCTGTGCAACATGGCGGTCGAAGCCGGGGCGACGTCGGGCATCGTGCCGGCGGACGCCGAGACGCTGCGCTACCTCCGGGAGGAGGCGGGCGTCCAGGACGCCGTGCCGCTGGTCCCGCCCGATGCGGACGCGCCGTACGAGCGGTCGCTGGACGTGGACGCGTCGTCGCTGGAGCCGCAGGTCGCCTGCCCGCATACCGTGGACAACGTCCGTGGCGTCGGCGAGGTGGCGGGGCGGCACGTGGATCAGATCGTGATCGGCTCCTGCACCAACGGTCGGCTCGACGACCTGGCCATCGCAGCGCGCATCCTCAGGGGCCGCACGGTCGCGGCCGGCACGCGGATGCTGGTCTTTCCGGCGTCGGGTCGCATCTACCAGCAGGCGCTTGCCGCCGGATACCTGGCCGACCTGGCGGGCGCCGGAGCGGTGGTGATGAACGCCGGCTGCGGCCCCTGCCTGGGCGTCCACGAGGGAGCGCTCGGCGACGGCGAGGTCGCGCTGTCCACCACCAACCGCAACTTCAAGGGGCGGATGGGGAACCCGGCGTCCGAGGTCTACCTCTGCTCGCCCGCGGTGGCGGCCGCCTCGGCGGTGACCGGGCGCATCACGGACCCGCGCCTCGGGGGCGGACGGTGA
- a CDS encoding CaiB/BaiF CoA-transferase family protein, translating to MSTAKLLGHIRVLDLTNVLSGPFATALLALLGAEVIKIENPVDGDLARRLGNVPDLNDRLMGTSFLAQNANKKSVTLNLKEPEAREILRKLARTADVVVENFRPGVMERLGIAYPVLAGENPRLVYCAISGFGQTGPDAMKPAYDQIIQGLSGVMAINGDERLNPLRCGFPVCDTVGGLNAAFAIMAALFHRERTGEGQFIDVALVDSIMPLMGWVAANLLIGHQQPQLLGNDNFTAAPSGTFATRDGAINIAANKQEQWEAVADALGVPELKRDPRFAKRDARKQNRRALTPLLEAKLRERDTEQWVHVLNERGVPSGAILGLEQALTQAQVAHRDTIQTVCAEGIGEVKVFGLTAKLAKTPGAVETAPPRLSAHTEEILGGLGYSAEQIARLKERGIV from the coding sequence GTGAGCACGGCGAAGCTGCTGGGCCACATCCGGGTCCTCGACCTGACGAACGTGCTGTCCGGCCCGTTCGCCACGGCGCTCCTCGCGCTGCTGGGCGCGGAGGTGATCAAGATCGAGAACCCGGTGGACGGCGACCTGGCGCGCCGGCTCGGCAACGTGCCGGATCTCAACGACCGCCTGATGGGCACCAGCTTCCTCGCGCAGAACGCGAACAAGAAGTCCGTGACCCTGAATCTCAAGGAGCCGGAGGCGCGCGAGATCCTGCGCAAGCTGGCGCGGACGGCCGACGTCGTGGTCGAGAACTTCCGCCCCGGCGTGATGGAGCGGCTCGGCATCGCTTACCCCGTGCTCGCCGGGGAGAACCCGCGGCTCGTCTACTGCGCCATCTCCGGCTTCGGGCAGACCGGCCCGGACGCGATGAAACCCGCCTACGACCAGATCATCCAGGGTCTGAGCGGCGTCATGGCGATCAACGGCGACGAGCGACTCAATCCGCTGCGCTGTGGCTTTCCGGTGTGCGACACGGTGGGGGGGCTCAACGCCGCGTTCGCCATCATGGCCGCCCTGTTTCACCGCGAGCGCACGGGCGAGGGACAGTTCATCGACGTCGCCCTCGTCGATTCCATCATGCCGCTGATGGGCTGGGTGGCCGCCAACCTGCTGATCGGGCACCAGCAGCCGCAGCTGCTCGGAAACGACAACTTCACGGCGGCGCCCTCGGGCACGTTCGCCACCAGAGACGGCGCCATCAACATCGCCGCCAACAAGCAGGAGCAGTGGGAGGCGGTGGCGGACGCGCTCGGCGTGCCGGAGCTGAAGCGCGACCCGCGCTTCGCCAAGCGGGACGCCCGCAAACAGAACCGGCGGGCCCTGACCCCGCTCCTGGAGGCGAAGCTCCGGGAGCGCGACACCGAGCAGTGGGTGCACGTCCTGAACGAGCGCGGCGTCCCCTCGGGCGCGATCCTCGGGCTGGAGCAGGCGCTCACCCAGGCGCAGGTCGCCCATCGGGACACCATCCAGACCGTATGCGCCGAGGGTATCGGCGAAGTGAAGGTGTTCGGCCTGACCGCCAAGCTCGCCAAGACGCCTGGAGCGGTCGAGACGGCGCCGCCACGGCTGTCCGCGCACACCGAAGAGATTCTCGGCGGCTTGGGCTATTCGGCGGAGCAGATCGCGCGGCTGAAGGAAAGGGGCATCGTGTGA
- a CDS encoding hydroxymethylglutaryl-CoA lyase, whose amino-acid sequence MAVAQGTRAIVLHEVGLRDGLQMERQIVPTAQKARWVGELAASGLDVVQVGSFVHPEKVPQMADTDRLFGELDRPAGATLSALVLNERGLERGLACGVELFCMGVSASETHSRKNTGMSTDEATGRIVAIAQRVLAERKQVQVSVQSAFGCGYEGAVPERRVLDLVRRFLDAGLPCISLADTAGHAVPDQVERLYAAVFAAGPGVEAACHFHNTYGLALANCWAALRAGVTWFESSVAGLGGCPFTKVAGGNTCTEDLVHLLQRSGRRPDVRLDRLIALAGEVARFFGRDLPGSVYRTGTIADALAAQP is encoded by the coding sequence ATGGCCGTCGCCCAGGGCACGCGCGCGATCGTCCTGCACGAGGTCGGCTTGCGGGACGGGCTGCAGATGGAGCGGCAGATCGTCCCGACCGCGCAGAAAGCGCGGTGGGTCGGCGAGCTGGCCGCTTCGGGCCTGGACGTGGTCCAGGTCGGCTCGTTCGTCCATCCCGAGAAAGTGCCGCAGATGGCGGACACCGACCGGTTGTTCGGGGAGCTCGACCGTCCCGCGGGCGCGACGCTCTCCGCCCTCGTGCTGAACGAGCGAGGGCTGGAGCGCGGTCTGGCGTGCGGCGTGGAGCTGTTCTGCATGGGGGTGTCGGCGAGCGAGACCCACAGCCGGAAGAACACCGGGATGTCGACCGACGAGGCGACCGGGCGCATCGTCGCCATCGCGCAACGGGTGCTGGCGGAGCGCAAGCAGGTCCAGGTCTCGGTGCAGTCGGCGTTCGGCTGCGGGTACGAGGGCGCCGTGCCCGAGCGCCGCGTCCTCGACCTGGTGCGGCGGTTTCTCGACGCGGGCCTCCCCTGCATCAGCCTGGCCGACACGGCCGGGCACGCGGTCCCGGACCAGGTCGAGCGCCTGTACGCCGCCGTGTTCGCCGCCGGGCCCGGCGTCGAGGCGGCGTGCCACTTCCACAACACGTACGGCCTCGCCCTCGCCAACTGCTGGGCGGCGCTGCGCGCCGGGGTGACCTGGTTCGAATCGTCCGTGGCCGGCCTGGGCGGGTGTCCGTTCACGAAGGTCGCGGGCGGCAACACCTGCACGGAGGACCTGGTGCACCTGCTCCAGCGCTCGGGGCGGCGCCCCGACGTCCGGCTCGACCGGCTGATCGCGCTGGCCGGCGAGGTCGCCCGGTTCTTCGGGCGCGATCTGCCGGGCAGCGTGTACCGCACCGGCACGATCGCCGACGCCCTGGCGGCCCAGCCGTGA
- a CDS encoding isocitrate/isopropylmalate dehydrogenase family protein — MAQYRIAWLPGDGIGKDVMEAARIVLDAIRLDADYLPGDIGWDYWCREGDAFPLRTVELLKGVHAALFGAITSKPARAAEAELAPALRGTGLVYRSPIVRMRQMFDLYVCLRPCRAYPGNPLNFGDAIDLVIFRENTEDLYAGVEFAPVPADLAAALARASKPFAPFKDLAPDDYAISCKVNTRKGSERIVRAAFEYAKRNGRRKVTVVHKANVVRATDGLFLEEAKRVAAGYAGIPMDDANVDAICMWLLKNPRSYDVLVAPNLYGDIISDLAAQMVGGLGFGCSGNIGEQLAVFEPSHGSAPKYAGQYKVNPIATILAARMMLEWLGEQAKAERVERAVAAVIRAGKVRTYDMGGTNTTLEVAEAVAGAL; from the coding sequence ATGGCTCAGTACAGAATCGCGTGGCTGCCGGGCGACGGGATCGGCAAGGACGTGATGGAAGCGGCTCGGATCGTGCTCGATGCCATCCGGCTGGACGCGGACTACCTGCCCGGCGACATCGGGTGGGACTACTGGTGCCGCGAGGGCGACGCCTTCCCGCTCCGCACCGTCGAGCTCCTCAAGGGCGTGCACGCGGCGCTGTTCGGCGCGATCACGTCGAAGCCCGCGCGAGCGGCCGAGGCCGAGCTCGCGCCCGCGCTGCGGGGCACCGGCCTCGTGTACCGCTCACCCATCGTCCGGATGCGGCAGATGTTCGATCTCTACGTCTGCCTGCGGCCGTGCCGGGCCTATCCGGGCAACCCGTTGAACTTCGGCGACGCGATCGACCTGGTGATCTTCCGCGAGAACACGGAGGACCTGTACGCGGGGGTCGAGTTCGCTCCCGTCCCGGCCGATCTTGCGGCGGCGCTGGCCCGGGCCTCCAAGCCGTTCGCGCCGTTCAAGGACCTCGCACCCGACGACTACGCGATCTCGTGCAAGGTCAACACCCGGAAGGGCTCCGAGCGCATCGTGCGGGCGGCGTTCGAGTACGCGAAGCGGAACGGGCGCCGCAAGGTCACGGTGGTGCACAAGGCGAACGTGGTGCGGGCGACGGACGGGCTGTTCCTCGAGGAAGCGAAGCGCGTGGCGGCCGGGTACGCGGGCATCCCGATGGACGACGCCAACGTCGACGCGATCTGCATGTGGCTGCTCAAGAACCCCCGGAGTTACGATGTGCTGGTGGCCCCGAACCTGTACGGGGACATCATCTCCGACCTCGCCGCGCAGATGGTCGGCGGGCTCGGCTTCGGCTGCTCCGGGAACATCGGGGAGCAGCTGGCCGTGTTCGAGCCGTCGCACGGCTCGGCGCCCAAGTACGCGGGCCAGTACAAGGTGAACCCCATCGCCACGATCCTGGCGGCCAGGATGATGCTCGAGTGGCTCGGCGAGCAGGCCAAGGCCGAGCGCGTCGAGCGCGCGGTCGCGGCGGTGATCCGAGCCGGGAAGGTCCGGACCTACGACATGGGCGGGACCAACACCACGCTCGAGGTGGCCGAGGCCGTGGCGGGGGCGCTGTAG
- a CDS encoding MerR family transcriptional regulator: MSDALLALREYAKLAPWNIRDLAAISGGILDASGVTPINAAAQSHPSDRTIRFYVTRHLMSPPEGRGTAATYGYRHLLQLLSIKLRQMEGATLATITKDIADSPGDVLEKRVATALGTLPVPEEIQFPGAVAPRGRVARAVGRRASNGSAAEGGEPGNAPAGAWYRIALDDLAEISLRHDHPAARTSAQRQRLAERVARALREAAADSGQ, translated from the coding sequence ATGAGCGACGCTCTACTGGCGCTCCGCGAATACGCCAAGCTCGCGCCCTGGAACATCCGGGACCTCGCGGCCATCTCCGGGGGCATTCTCGACGCCTCCGGCGTGACGCCGATCAACGCCGCGGCCCAGAGTCACCCGTCCGATCGCACGATCCGCTTCTACGTGACCCGGCACCTGATGAGCCCGCCCGAGGGCCGGGGGACGGCGGCGACCTACGGCTACCGGCACCTGCTCCAGCTCCTGTCGATCAAGCTGCGGCAGATGGAAGGCGCCACCCTGGCGACGATCACGAAGGACATCGCCGACTCCCCGGGCGACGTCCTGGAGAAACGGGTCGCCACGGCGCTGGGCACCTTGCCGGTTCCCGAGGAGATCCAGTTTCCCGGCGCCGTCGCACCGAGGGGCCGGGTGGCTCGGGCGGTGGGCCGGCGAGCGTCCAACGGCAGTGCGGCCGAGGGCGGCGAGCCCGGCAACGCGCCCGCGGGGGCCTGGTACCGCATCGCGCTCGACGACCTGGCCGAGATCTCGCTGCGCCACGACCACCCGGCCGCGCGCACGTCCGCCCAGCGCCAGCGCCTGGCAGAGCGGGTGGCGCGCGCCCTTCGCGAGGCCGCCGCCGACTCCGGACAGTAG